Proteins from a single region of Chryseobacterium sp. W4I1:
- the prfH gene encoding peptide chain release factor H, with translation MEKLIQITSGRGHLECQWVTAKVLKVFLEEVKNNKIGYEIIHRENGDENLTLKSVTILLKAKELNIFLKTWLGSICWTGKSTFRKLHKRSNWFIGVFELEELDKIDFNEKDIQFQTTRSQGSGGQNVNKVNTAVRAVHMPTGESVFAQDSRSQLENKKLAIMRLKEKVTGIYIKQLEKRMQDTWNNHLQVQRGNPVRTFSGTDFKKNHQDKSFKKQRNTLKKELKDERHDLN, from the coding sequence ATGGAAAAACTCATACAGATTACCTCGGGAAGAGGGCATTTAGAATGCCAGTGGGTTACTGCTAAAGTACTGAAGGTCTTCCTTGAGGAAGTCAAAAATAATAAAATAGGGTACGAGATTATTCACCGGGAGAATGGTGATGAAAATCTTACCTTAAAATCTGTGACCATCCTTTTAAAAGCAAAAGAATTAAATATATTTTTAAAAACATGGTTAGGAAGCATTTGTTGGACAGGGAAAAGCACATTCAGAAAACTTCATAAAAGGAGCAACTGGTTTATTGGTGTCTTCGAGCTGGAAGAATTGGATAAAATCGATTTCAATGAAAAAGATATTCAGTTTCAGACCACAAGAAGCCAGGGAAGCGGCGGACAGAATGTGAATAAAGTAAATACGGCTGTTCGGGCAGTTCATATGCCCACTGGAGAAAGTGTTTTTGCACAGGATTCCCGATCGCAATTGGAGAATAAAAAACTGGCCATTATGCGGCTAAAAGAAAAAGTCACCGGCATCTATATTAAACAGCTTGAAAAAAGAATGCAGGACACCTGGAACAATCACCTGCAGGTGCAGAGAGGAAATCCGGTCCGTACATTTTCCGGAACAGATTTTAAAAAGAATCATCAGGATAAATCGTTTAAAAAGCAGAGAAATACCCTGAAAAAAGAATTAAAAGACGAAAGACATGACCTTAACTAA
- a CDS encoding RtcB family protein, whose translation MGNLKLKGKDILKIGYPNNQSVNVALEVMKRNFATKNIHHVKSILKDILLNPENFEKDLTFGQIAESLLSSRKTEKRMLNSQRASFQIFGNNISEEAKNQLYTALKLPISMQGALMPDAHSGYGLPIGGVLAVENAVIPYGVGMDIGCRMSLSILDIPVSYLDGARDKYEKALAEHTKFGMYETHKSHIDHEIFERDTFDMIPILRRLKGKAIRQMGSSGGGNHFVEFGEVEITEEEDQVGLPKGKYLGILSHSGSRGLGAEIAQYYSRAAADQCPLPKEAQQFAWLDLSTHLGLEYWTAMNLAGDYASACHDDIHRRLVKAVGGRVRARIENHHNFAWKEIHNGKEVIVHRKGATPAHENELGMIPGSMTAKGFIVRGKGNPDALNSASHGAGRAHSRGECRSLFTQNDIKKELKLKKVTLIGGNTEEAPMAYKDIHEVMNAQSDLVDILGTFQPRIVRMDK comes from the coding sequence ATGGGAAATTTAAAATTAAAAGGAAAAGATATATTAAAAATAGGATATCCGAATAATCAAAGCGTCAACGTGGCTTTGGAGGTCATGAAAAGAAATTTTGCGACAAAGAATATACATCACGTAAAATCTATTTTAAAAGATATCCTCCTCAATCCGGAGAACTTTGAAAAAGATTTGACTTTCGGGCAGATTGCAGAATCTCTGCTTTCATCCAGAAAAACAGAAAAAAGAATGCTCAATAGCCAACGTGCTTCATTCCAGATCTTTGGAAACAACATCTCTGAAGAAGCAAAAAACCAGCTGTATACAGCCTTAAAACTGCCGATTTCAATGCAGGGAGCCTTAATGCCTGATGCACACAGCGGTTATGGACTTCCGATAGGCGGAGTTCTGGCTGTAGAAAATGCCGTAATTCCTTACGGAGTAGGGATGGATATAGGCTGTAGAATGAGCCTTAGTATTTTGGATATCCCCGTTTCATATCTTGACGGAGCAAGAGACAAATATGAAAAAGCCCTTGCAGAACACACCAAATTCGGGATGTACGAAACGCATAAATCTCATATAGATCATGAGATTTTTGAAAGAGATACGTTCGATATGATCCCGATTTTGAGAAGATTAAAAGGAAAAGCCATCAGGCAGATGGGCTCCTCTGGTGGCGGAAATCATTTCGTAGAATTTGGGGAAGTAGAGATCACAGAAGAGGAAGATCAGGTTGGATTGCCCAAAGGAAAATACCTGGGAATCCTTTCTCACAGCGGATCCAGAGGATTGGGAGCAGAGATTGCCCAATATTATTCAAGAGCAGCAGCGGATCAATGTCCTTTACCAAAAGAAGCGCAGCAGTTTGCATGGCTGGATCTGAGTACTCATCTCGGCTTGGAATACTGGACCGCAATGAACCTTGCCGGAGATTATGCCTCTGCCTGTCACGATGATATTCACAGAAGGCTTGTAAAAGCTGTTGGAGGAAGAGTCAGGGCGAGAATCGAAAATCATCACAATTTTGCTTGGAAAGAAATTCACAACGGAAAAGAAGTGATTGTCCATAGAAAAGGGGCTACACCAGCTCATGAAAATGAACTGGGAATGATTCCCGGATCCATGACGGCAAAAGGTTTTATCGTTCGTGGAAAGGGTAATCCGGATGCCTTAAATTCAGCGTCCCATGGAGCAGGAAGAGCGCATTCAAGAGGTGAATGCAGAAGTCTTTTCACTCAGAATGATATCAAAAAAGAACTCAAGCTGAAGAAAGTCACTTTAATAGGTGGTAATACAGAAGAAGCACCAATGGCTTACAAAGACATTCATGAAGTCATGAATGCACAGAGTGATTTAGTGGATATCCTTGGAACATTCCAACCCAGAATTGTGAGAATGGATAAATAA